A window of the Dickeya dianthicola NCPPB 453 genome harbors these coding sequences:
- a CDS encoding KGGVGR-motif variant AAA ATPase: MKTFDQLLPTIEGILKPHTDLISQIEPVAINRDLNGKVRLIVSESIQNNPEHQAAIDTIAAQFSTELSPHSFAPDNSVLYESNVESVYQRAAHFALADIPGVYVVDRLATESRWDMITPESEGASRIVFFSIKGGVGRSTAMAACAWALAQAGKKVMVLDLDLESPGLSTALLPQDRRPTYGIADWLVEDLVDNGNSLLDDMIATSTLSHDGDIYVIPAHGKNPGEYIAKLGRVWMPKIDSNGNRESWSHRLNRLIDQLEARIKPDVILIDSRSGIDEVASSCVTDIGANTVLLFTLDGEQTWSGYRVLFEYWNRSGKAADIRERLQLIGAMIPDDERRESYFSGLCENAYELFSSTLYDEVPPGETVENLFSFEMNDEAAPHYPWAIRWNRGFSALTSLHSRFAQNTIDSAEVQSIFGTLIEGVQGLTNHPGEHDE; encoded by the coding sequence ATGAAAACCTTCGACCAGCTTTTGCCTACTATTGAAGGCATTCTTAAACCTCACACTGATCTTATCAGTCAGATTGAACCCGTGGCGATCAACCGAGATCTGAACGGTAAAGTCAGGTTAATCGTTTCCGAATCGATTCAGAACAATCCCGAACATCAGGCTGCGATTGACACGATTGCCGCACAATTTTCAACTGAACTGTCGCCTCACAGCTTTGCACCAGATAACTCCGTCTTATACGAATCCAATGTCGAATCGGTTTATCAACGCGCAGCCCATTTTGCGCTTGCCGATATTCCCGGCGTCTATGTGGTTGACAGACTAGCGACGGAAAGCCGCTGGGATATGATCACCCCAGAATCTGAAGGCGCCAGTCGCATTGTCTTTTTTTCTATCAAAGGCGGCGTTGGCCGCTCAACCGCGATGGCGGCTTGCGCATGGGCGCTGGCGCAAGCCGGTAAAAAAGTCATGGTGCTTGATTTGGATCTTGAGTCTCCGGGCTTATCTACCGCCTTGCTACCGCAAGACCGCCGCCCGACTTATGGCATCGCCGACTGGCTGGTGGAAGATCTGGTCGATAATGGCAACAGCCTGCTTGATGACATGATCGCCACCAGTACGCTATCCCATGACGGCGACATTTACGTGATACCCGCGCATGGCAAAAACCCGGGAGAATATATCGCCAAGCTGGGTAGGGTCTGGATGCCCAAAATAGACAGTAACGGAAACCGGGAAAGCTGGTCTCACCGACTCAATCGCCTGATTGATCAGTTGGAAGCAAGGATTAAACCTGATGTGATTTTGATTGATTCACGCTCAGGAATAGATGAGGTCGCCTCCAGTTGTGTTACCGATATCGGCGCCAATACCGTGTTGTTGTTTACACTGGATGGCGAGCAAACCTGGTCAGGATATCGGGTGTTATTTGAATACTGGAACCGATCAGGCAAAGCCGCTGATATCCGTGAGCGTTTGCAACTTATCGGTGCCATGATTCCTGATGATGAACGACGCGAGAGCTACTTTTCCGGGTTGTGTGAAAACGCTTACGAACTGTTTTCCTCCACACTTTATGACGAAGTACCACCGGGTGAAACAGTGGAGAATCTGTTCAGCTTCGAGATGAACGACGAAGCAGCACCACACTATCCGTGGGCGATTCGCTGGAACAGAGGATTCTCCGCGCTAACGTCGCTACATTCCCGATTTGCGCAAAACACGATAGACTCCGCCGAAGTTCAGTCAATTTTCGGCACGTTAATTGAGGGTGTTCAAGGTTTAACCAATCATCCCGGAGAGCATGATGAGTAG